The Halopseudomonas sabulinigri genome window below encodes:
- the rpsU gene encoding 30S ribosomal protein S21, giving the protein MPNVKVKENEPFDVALRRFKRSCEKAGVLAEVRRREFYEKPTTERKRKAAAAVKRHAKKIQREQRRRERLY; this is encoded by the coding sequence ATGCCTAACGTCAAAGTTAAAGAGAACGAACCCTTCGACGTGGCCCTGCGTCGTTTCAAACGCTCCTGCGAAAAAGCAGGCGTTCTGGCTGAAGTGCGCCGTCGTGAGTTTTATGAAAAGCCCACCACCGAGCGCAAGCGCAAGGCTGCTGCCGCTGTTAAGCGTCACGCCAAGAAGATCCAACGCGAACAGCGTCGTCGCGAACGTCTGTACTGA
- the dnaG gene encoding DNA primase — translation MAGLIPQGFIDDLLGRTDIVEVVGARLKLKKTGKNYSALCPFHNEKSPSFSVSPDKQFYYCFGCGAGGNALSFVMDFERLDFPEAVEDLAKQAGVAVPREERSDRRQSSAPRKDSPLYALLEQAAAYYRQQLRQHPKKARAVSYLKQRGLTGHIAKTYDIGMAPPGWDNLMAHLARDSTEVKALIEAGLVVENEDSGKRYDRFRDRIMFPIRDSRGRVIGFGGRVLGDDKPKYLNSPETPVFHKGQELYGLYEAKQQNRQLQDILVVEGYMDVIALAQHGVTNAVATLGTATSEDHLKRLFRLVHSVTFCFDGDKAGRQAAWRALNSALPVLEDGRHVRFLFLPDGQDPDSMVREEGQQAFEQRINQQAQPLTEYLFRHLSEEARPDSLEGKAHLAALALPLIDRVPGSLLRRLLRQSLAQITGMDLNQVASEAAQAPAAQQPPASMAQAASGQAPAEHGAPWDDDWQPPMDDYQPAYELAEPDEPAAPARRGRAGGRKGVDSPLLQAARTLLHHPHLAGLALQANELADEDEDEARLLVALLDAAQKNPGLNTIEMLARWHGTALGDQLSMLAEQEWLLNNPNANLEQQFFDTINRLSAEQTERRIDKLLAKPLHELSAEEKQQLRDLYQRQRAPKTDR, via the coding sequence ATGGCCGGGCTGATCCCTCAGGGCTTCATAGACGATCTACTTGGACGAACCGATATCGTCGAAGTCGTCGGCGCGCGCCTGAAACTGAAAAAAACCGGCAAAAATTACTCCGCCCTGTGTCCGTTTCACAACGAGAAGTCGCCGTCCTTCAGCGTCAGCCCAGATAAACAGTTCTACTACTGCTTCGGGTGTGGCGCCGGTGGCAACGCGCTGAGCTTCGTCATGGACTTCGAGCGCCTCGATTTCCCCGAGGCGGTCGAAGACCTGGCCAAGCAGGCCGGTGTGGCTGTACCCCGCGAGGAGCGCAGCGATCGTCGCCAGAGTAGCGCGCCACGCAAGGACAGCCCGCTCTACGCCCTGCTCGAGCAGGCCGCCGCCTACTATCGCCAGCAACTGCGCCAGCACCCGAAGAAAGCGCGCGCGGTCAGCTACCTTAAGCAGCGCGGCCTGACCGGACACATTGCCAAGACCTACGACATCGGTATGGCCCCGCCCGGCTGGGACAATCTGATGGCGCATCTGGCACGCGACAGTACTGAAGTAAAAGCACTGATTGAAGCCGGCCTGGTGGTCGAGAACGAAGACAGCGGCAAGCGCTACGACCGCTTCCGCGACCGCATCATGTTTCCGATCCGCGATAGCCGCGGCCGCGTTATTGGCTTTGGCGGCCGTGTACTGGGTGACGACAAACCCAAGTACCTGAACTCACCGGAAACGCCCGTCTTTCACAAGGGGCAAGAGCTGTACGGCCTTTACGAAGCCAAACAACAAAACCGCCAACTGCAGGACATACTGGTGGTCGAAGGCTATATGGACGTGATCGCTCTGGCCCAGCATGGCGTCACCAATGCGGTAGCCACGCTCGGCACCGCTACCAGCGAAGACCACCTCAAACGCCTGTTTCGTCTGGTGCACAGCGTGACCTTTTGTTTCGATGGCGACAAAGCCGGCCGGCAGGCCGCCTGGCGCGCACTGAACTCGGCCCTACCGGTGCTCGAAGATGGTCGCCATGTGCGCTTTCTGTTCCTGCCCGACGGCCAGGACCCCGACAGCATGGTGCGCGAGGAAGGCCAGCAAGCCTTTGAGCAACGCATCAATCAGCAGGCACAACCGCTCACCGAATATCTGTTTCGACACTTGAGCGAAGAGGCCAGGCCGGACAGCCTGGAGGGAAAAGCACATCTGGCCGCGCTGGCGCTGCCACTAATCGACCGAGTGCCGGGCAGCCTGTTGCGGCGCCTGCTGCGCCAGTCACTGGCACAGATTACTGGCATGGATTTGAACCAGGTGGCCAGCGAGGCAGCGCAGGCACCCGCAGCACAGCAGCCACCGGCGAGCATGGCGCAAGCCGCCTCAGGACAAGCACCGGCGGAGCATGGCGCGCCTTGGGATGACGACTGGCAGCCACCCATGGATGACTACCAGCCAGCCTACGAGCTTGCTGAACCCGATGAGCCCGCGGCCCCAGCCCGCAGAGGTCGCGCCGGCGGCCGCAAGGGCGTCGATAGCCCGCTACTGCAGGCTGCCCGTACGCTGCTGCACCACCCGCACCTCGCTGGACTGGCATTACAGGCCAATGAACTGGCCGACGAGGACGAAGACGAGGCGCGGCTATTGGTCGCACTGCTGGATGCAGCGCAGAAAAACCCGGGACTGAACACCATAGAAATGCTGGCCAGGTGGCATGGCACCGCACTTGGCGACCAACTCAGCATGCTCGCCGAACAGGAATGGCTGCTGAATAATCCCAACGCCAACCTTGAACAACAGTTTTTCGACACTATAAATAGGTTATCCGCCGAACAAACCGAGCGGCGCATCGACAAACTCCTCGCCAAACCGCTCCACGAGCTTTCCGCCGAGGAAAAGCAACAACTGCGAGACCTGTACCAGCGCCAACGTGCGCCAAAAACCGACAGGTAA
- the rpoD gene encoding RNA polymerase sigma factor RpoD encodes MSGKAQQQSRLKELIARGREQGYLTYAEVNDHLPEDISDPEQVEDIIRMINDMGITVFEVAPDADALLLADNDADESAAEEAAAALAAVETDIGRTTDPVRMYMREMGTVELLTREGEIEIAKRIEEGIREVMAAISMFPGTVDGILADYARVTEEGGRLSDIFSGYIDPDDDGLSGTDNAEIPTAAAKDEKKSDDDSDDDDDNDDDDSSDDEGDGGPDPEVARMRFTAIGDQLEKVKKVLKKNPRSSSKVIAELDALAVLFMPIKLVPKQYEALVVRVRSAQDQIRKQERAIMQLCVRDARMPRADFLRGFPGNEVNEGWVDSLLADKPRYAEALEAAKPDIIRAQKKLSALEQEAQLTISEVKDINRRMSIGEARARRAKKEMVEANLRLVISIAKKYTNRGLQFLDLIQEGNIGLMKAVDKFEYRRGYKFSTYATWWIRQAITRSIADQARTIRIPVHMIETINKLNRISRQMLQEMGREPTPEELGERMEMPEDKIRKVLKIAKEPISMETPIGDDEDSHLGDFIEDGTMESPIDSATVENLKEATREVLSGLTAREAKVLRMRFGIDMNTDHTLEEVGKQFDVTRERIRQIEAKALRKLRHPTRSDHLRSFLDE; translated from the coding sequence ATGTCCGGAAAAGCGCAACAGCAATCCCGTCTCAAAGAGCTTATTGCCCGCGGTCGCGAGCAAGGCTATCTGACCTATGCGGAAGTGAATGACCACCTGCCCGAGGATATATCCGATCCGGAGCAGGTGGAAGACATCATCCGCATGATCAACGACATGGGTATCACCGTGTTCGAGGTTGCACCGGATGCTGACGCTCTGTTGCTGGCCGACAACGATGCCGATGAGTCCGCCGCTGAAGAAGCGGCTGCGGCGTTGGCTGCGGTTGAGACGGATATCGGTCGCACCACTGACCCAGTGCGCATGTACATGCGCGAGATGGGTACCGTCGAGCTGCTGACCCGTGAAGGCGAAATCGAAATTGCCAAACGCATCGAAGAAGGCATCCGCGAAGTCATGGCGGCCATCTCGATGTTCCCTGGCACCGTCGACGGCATTCTCGCCGATTACGCCCGGGTTACCGAGGAAGGCGGACGCCTCTCCGACATCTTCAGTGGTTACATCGACCCTGACGACGACGGCCTGTCCGGCACCGATAACGCGGAAATCCCCACCGCTGCCGCCAAGGACGAGAAAAAGTCCGATGACGACAGCGATGATGATGACGACAACGATGACGACGACAGCTCCGACGACGAAGGCGATGGCGGCCCTGACCCGGAAGTTGCGCGCATGCGCTTCACCGCGATCGGCGATCAGCTGGAGAAGGTCAAGAAGGTACTGAAAAAGAACCCCCGCAGCAGCAGCAAGGTGATTGCCGAGCTGGATGCGCTGGCGGTGCTGTTCATGCCGATCAAGCTGGTGCCCAAGCAGTATGAAGCCCTGGTGGTTCGCGTGCGCAGCGCGCAGGATCAGATCCGCAAGCAGGAACGCGCCATCATGCAGCTATGCGTGCGTGATGCTCGCATGCCACGCGCCGACTTCCTGCGCGGCTTCCCCGGCAATGAAGTCAACGAAGGTTGGGTCGACAGTCTGCTGGCCGACAAGCCGCGTTATGCCGAAGCACTTGAGGCTGCCAAGCCCGATATTATTCGCGCACAGAAGAAGTTGTCCGCTCTAGAGCAGGAAGCCCAGCTGACGATTTCCGAGGTCAAGGACATCAACCGTCGCATGTCGATCGGTGAAGCCCGCGCCCGCCGCGCCAAGAAGGAAATGGTCGAGGCCAACCTGCGTCTGGTTATCTCCATTGCCAAGAAGTACACCAACCGTGGCCTGCAGTTCCTTGATCTGATCCAGGAAGGCAACATCGGTCTGATGAAGGCGGTCGACAAGTTCGAATACCGTCGCGGCTACAAGTTCTCGACCTATGCCACCTGGTGGATTCGTCAGGCCATTACCCGCTCGATTGCCGACCAGGCGCGGACCATCCGTATTCCGGTCCACATGATCGAAACGATCAACAAGCTGAACCGGATTTCGCGTCAGATGCTACAGGAAATGGGTCGCGAACCCACGCCTGAAGAACTGGGCGAGCGCATGGAGATGCCGGAAGACAAGATTCGCAAAGTGCTGAAAATTGCCAAGGAGCCCATTTCGATGGAGACGCCTATTGGTGACGACGAAGACTCCCATCTGGGCGACTTCATCGAAGACGGCACCATGGAGTCACCCATCGACTCGGCTACCGTAGAGAACCTGAAAGAGGCGACCCGCGAAGTCCTGTCTGGCTTGACCGCCCGCGAAGCCAAGGTGCTACGCATGCGTTTTGGTATCGATATGAACACCGATCACACCCTGGAGGAAGTCGGCAAGCAGTTCGACGTCACCCGTGAGCGGATTCGTCAGATCGAAGCCAAGGCCCTGCGCAAGCTGCGGCATCCAACGCGCAGCGATCATCTGCGCAGCTTCCTCGACGAGTAA
- a CDS encoding EAL domain-containing protein, producing MNAAVRAGLFSALALLGSGCSSVGTPRIGDLQFTQVGVLLLSCGLLLAAHGLNQLRRRANSERQQALTLLNQQEHRYRTLVENLHVVTWEMSLPSLRFIYVSPHARDLLGFEAHHWLAAGFLEDRLHPADRGRVTALLHQQASSSGSQSFDFRLLNNNGTPCWVRAIINSVSNEEYEAVALNGLLVDIQEQKSNEMALRTSEQKFSSVFHNCPDSIVLANAHDGTLLSVNRTFEEQFGFSAAEALGKTSTQLGTWAQQDAGPALLEQLNRETQSNLEVRFKRRDGSEFTGLISSRSVELNQQHILVVVIRDISALKVTQQQLELSEQKFSSAFHASPDGLLITRRSDGMLLDVNDGFTRITGYSRQAALGKSTLDLGLWSDTADRERMIQLLRSQGTVRDMLSTVTDIHGNQRQVEISTEAVVVNGEDCMLSIARDVTERLKMEGSLRQAATVFENTNEGVIITDSEGMILAINKAFARITGHPESQLLGQPLSMLSDYTEDKHLIREVAHSLRDDGQWQGEAWNRRRNGELYAAWINISQVLNVDGSLNHLVAVFSDITPLKHTQARLDHQAHHDPLTDLPNRTLFEARLREALNAQQQGKYQGVGALLFIDLDRFKQINDSLGHPVGDILLKSASQRLCGVLRDIDTVARHGGDEFIVLLPNLHSDEDAASVADKLLAVFRKPFLAAGHEFFVSASIGISLFPTDASDVNSLIKHADAAMYRAKNQGRNRYAFYTRDLTANAHQRMEMENDMRRGLERGEFTLYYQPKFDLHAQQLNGMEALVRWQHPQRGMVEPDQFIPLAEETGLIVELGKHILELACLQLAEWRTQHLAPPRMAINVSGMQLIGNKLVSDIRRALETHDIPASLLELEITEDFVMNQNREAIHLLDIFSKMGIHLSIDDFGTGYSSLAYLKEMPLDTLKIDRSFVSGLPENHHDAAISQTIIVLAHNLGMSVVAEGVENAAQQALLTEQGCDTVQGYHISPPLPAEEFSQRFLQRAPSQRPSQPV from the coding sequence ATGAATGCAGCCGTCAGAGCAGGCTTGTTCAGTGCGCTGGCGTTGCTCGGCAGCGGCTGTAGCAGTGTCGGCACCCCAAGGATCGGTGACCTGCAGTTTACCCAGGTTGGCGTGCTGCTGCTCTCCTGCGGCCTTCTGCTGGCCGCGCATGGCCTCAATCAGCTACGTCGCCGTGCCAACTCCGAGCGCCAGCAGGCACTTACCCTGCTGAATCAGCAGGAACACCGTTACCGCACTCTGGTGGAAAACCTGCATGTAGTGACCTGGGAAATGTCGCTGCCCTCCCTGCGCTTTATCTACGTTTCACCACACGCCCGCGACCTCCTCGGCTTTGAGGCCCACCACTGGCTGGCTGCCGGCTTTCTGGAGGATCGCCTGCATCCGGCCGACCGCGGCCGCGTTACCGCCCTGTTGCACCAGCAGGCCAGCAGTAGCGGGAGCCAGAGCTTCGATTTTCGCCTGTTGAACAACAATGGCACCCCCTGCTGGGTACGCGCCATCATCAACAGCGTAAGCAACGAGGAGTACGAGGCGGTTGCACTGAATGGTCTGCTGGTCGACATTCAAGAGCAGAAAAGCAACGAAATGGCTTTGCGCACGTCGGAGCAAAAGTTTTCCTCGGTTTTTCACAACTGCCCCGACAGCATAGTGCTGGCCAATGCGCACGACGGCACCTTGCTGTCGGTGAACAGAACCTTTGAAGAACAGTTTGGTTTCAGTGCCGCCGAAGCGCTCGGCAAGACTTCCACCCAACTCGGCACCTGGGCGCAACAGGACGCCGGCCCCGCCTTACTTGAGCAGCTCAATCGCGAAACCCAGAGCAACCTCGAGGTTCGCTTCAAACGGCGGGACGGCAGCGAGTTTACCGGGCTGATCTCTTCGCGCAGCGTAGAGTTGAACCAGCAGCATATCCTGGTAGTGGTTATCCGCGATATTTCCGCACTCAAGGTCACCCAGCAACAACTTGAACTGTCGGAACAGAAGTTTTCCAGCGCGTTCCATGCTTCTCCGGATGGCCTGCTGATAACCCGACGCAGCGATGGCATGTTGCTCGATGTGAATGACGGCTTCACCCGCATCACCGGCTACAGCCGCCAGGCCGCACTCGGAAAATCCACCCTCGACCTGGGCCTGTGGAGCGACACCGCCGACCGCGAGCGGATGATTCAGCTGCTGCGCTCACAGGGCACAGTGCGCGATATGCTGTCTACCGTAACCGATATTCACGGCAACCAGCGTCAGGTGGAAATCAGCACCGAGGCCGTAGTCGTCAATGGCGAAGACTGCATGCTCAGCATTGCGCGCGATGTGACCGAGCGCCTGAAGATGGAAGGCTCTCTGCGCCAGGCCGCGACGGTATTCGAGAATACCAACGAAGGCGTCATCATCACCGACAGCGAAGGCATGATACTGGCCATCAACAAGGCGTTTGCGCGCATTACCGGCCACCCAGAGAGCCAGCTGCTGGGCCAGCCGCTGAGCATGCTCAGCGACTATACCGAAGACAAGCACCTGATCCGCGAAGTAGCCCATAGCCTGCGCGATGATGGCCAATGGCAGGGCGAAGCCTGGAATCGGCGCAGAAATGGCGAGCTCTACGCCGCCTGGATCAACATCAGTCAGGTATTGAACGTCGATGGCAGTCTCAATCACCTGGTGGCCGTTTTCAGCGACATCACACCACTCAAGCACACGCAGGCACGACTCGATCACCAGGCGCACCACGATCCACTGACCGACCTGCCCAATCGCACCCTGTTTGAGGCACGCCTACGCGAAGCGCTGAACGCACAGCAACAGGGCAAATATCAGGGCGTCGGCGCCCTGCTGTTTATCGACCTGGATCGCTTCAAGCAGATCAATGACAGCCTCGGCCACCCAGTCGGCGATATCCTGCTGAAATCAGCCAGCCAACGGCTGTGCGGTGTGCTGCGCGATATTGATACCGTCGCCCGCCACGGTGGCGACGAATTCATTGTCCTGCTCCCCAACCTGCATAGCGACGAGGATGCCGCCAGTGTGGCGGACAAATTGCTGGCAGTCTTTCGCAAACCCTTCCTCGCCGCCGGGCACGAGTTTTTTGTCAGTGCCAGCATAGGTATCAGTCTGTTTCCCACCGACGCCAGTGACGTCAACAGCCTGATCAAACATGCCGATGCCGCCATGTACCGCGCCAAGAATCAGGGCCGCAACCGCTACGCCTTCTATACGCGCGACCTCACCGCCAACGCCCATCAGCGCATGGAAATGGAAAATGACATGCGCCGCGGCCTGGAGCGCGGCGAATTCACCCTCTACTACCAACCCAAGTTCGATCTGCACGCGCAGCAACTCAATGGCATGGAAGCACTGGTGCGCTGGCAGCACCCGCAGCGGGGCATGGTAGAGCCGGATCAGTTCATCCCGCTGGCGGAAGAAACCGGGCTGATCGTTGAACTGGGCAAGCATATTCTCGAGCTGGCCTGCCTGCAGTTGGCCGAATGGCGAACCCAGCACTTGGCCCCACCGCGCATGGCTATCAACGTTTCGGGAATGCAGTTGATTGGTAACAAGCTGGTCAGCGATATTCGCCGCGCGCTGGAAACGCACGACATTCCTGCCTCACTGCTTGAGCTGGAGATCACCGAAGATTTCGTGATGAACCAGAACCGTGAGGCCATCCACTTGCTGGATATCTTCAGCAAGATGGGCATTCACCTGTCGATAGATGACTTCGGCACCGGCTACTCATCACTGGCCTACCTCAAGGAAATGCCGCTCGATACCCTGAAAATCGACCGCAGCTTCGTCTCCGGACTGCCCGAGAACCACCACGACGCGGCCATCAGCCAGACCATCATAGTGCTGGCCCACAATCTGGGTATGAGCGTCGTGGCCGAGGGCGTGGAGAACGCCGCGCAGCAGGCGCTGCTGACTGAACAGGGCTGCGATACGGTTCAGGGCTACCACATCAGCCCGCCCCTGCCGGCCGAGGAGTTTTCCCAACGCTTCCTGCAAAGAGCGCCTAGTCAGCGACCGTCACAGCCCGTATAA
- a CDS encoding nucleoside 2-deoxyribosyltransferase yields MQSVYLAGFDVFRRDAVAHGERLKSLCAAQGLRGIYPLDDAPPGDVSDLASWICQSNLQKIRNADAVLANLDCFRGSEPDSGTVFEIGYATALGKPVWAYFSDQRPLIEQLDTDGDGYCRQGYQVEDFALPKNLMLACSWAGASKSAQEGLVALAGLLRSELNMPELAEESSAAENGGPSRT; encoded by the coding sequence GTGCAGTCAGTTTATCTGGCCGGGTTTGATGTCTTTCGCCGCGACGCCGTCGCCCACGGCGAGCGTTTGAAGTCCCTCTGTGCCGCGCAGGGCCTGCGCGGCATCTATCCTCTCGATGACGCGCCACCGGGCGACGTCAGTGATCTCGCCAGCTGGATCTGCCAGAGCAACTTGCAGAAGATCCGTAATGCCGACGCGGTACTGGCCAATCTCGACTGCTTTCGCGGCAGCGAGCCCGATTCCGGCACGGTATTCGAAATCGGCTACGCCACCGCGTTGGGCAAGCCGGTATGGGCCTACTTCAGTGATCAGCGCCCACTGATCGAGCAACTGGATACCGATGGCGATGGCTATTGCCGGCAGGGCTATCAGGTCGAAGACTTCGCCTTGCCGAAAAATCTGATGTTGGCCTGCAGCTGGGCGGGCGCAAGCAAAAGCGCGCAGGAAGGCCTTGTGGCGTTGGCGGGGTTACTGCGCTCGGAACTGAACATGCCAGAACTGGCGGAGGAAAGCAGCGCGGCAGAAAATGGTGGGCCCAGTAGGACTTGA
- a CDS encoding nucleotidyltransferase family protein, with product MVSRPTAPLVALLLAAGSARRFGSDKRVARLPDGRTLLRASLENARSAYADVRVILRPQDDSAALGLPADCRVIRSARCQEGMAHSLAAGITALQDSDAAVVAVLLGDMPLIRPQTLIALQQQAAAERIVVPSYAGQRGHPVLFGRAFWPELLSLQGDQGARGVLQRHAQRLLEVPVADPGILVDVDNAQMLAALPAE from the coding sequence GTGGTAAGCAGGCCGACCGCACCGCTGGTTGCGCTGTTGCTAGCTGCTGGCAGCGCTCGTCGCTTCGGCAGCGATAAACGTGTGGCACGCTTGCCTGACGGCAGAACACTGTTGCGCGCCAGCCTGGAAAACGCCCGCAGTGCCTACGCTGATGTGCGCGTCATACTGCGCCCGCAGGACGATAGCGCAGCTTTGGGATTGCCTGCGGATTGCCGGGTGATCCGCAGCGCGCGTTGCCAAGAGGGCATGGCCCACAGCCTGGCGGCGGGCATCACGGCGTTGCAGGACAGCGACGCCGCGGTGGTTGCGGTGCTGTTGGGCGATATGCCGCTTATCCGCCCGCAAACGCTTATCGCCCTGCAGCAGCAGGCCGCTGCCGAGCGTATCGTGGTGCCGTCGTACGCCGGGCAACGCGGTCATCCGGTATTGTTTGGTCGCGCGTTCTGGCCTGAACTGTTGTCGTTGCAGGGGGATCAGGGCGCGCGCGGGGTGCTGCAGCGACATGCGCAGCGCCTGCTTGAAGTGCCCGTGGCTGACCCCGGTATACTGGTGGATGTAGATAACGCTCAGATGCTTGCCGCGCTGCCGGCCGAGTAA
- a CDS encoding putative quinol monooxygenase, which translates to MSNEITVVAVLRAAEGSADQVSEILSRAVAPSRAEAGCRGYVLHRDRSDAQRFVFVEQWADMEAIELHRQAPHYQAMGQALAGLIVERDVMLLDAQA; encoded by the coding sequence ATGTCGAATGAAATTACCGTTGTCGCCGTACTCCGCGCCGCAGAAGGCAGTGCAGACCAGGTGAGTGAGATTCTGTCGCGCGCGGTGGCGCCATCGCGTGCAGAGGCGGGCTGCCGCGGGTATGTGCTGCATCGTGATCGCAGTGATGCACAGCGCTTTGTATTTGTCGAACAGTGGGCTGATATGGAGGCCATTGAGCTTCATCGTCAGGCGCCGCATTACCAGGCCATGGGGCAAGCGCTCGCAGGCCTGATTGTTGAGCGCGACGTCATGTTGCTGGACGCGCAGGCCTGA
- a CDS encoding XdhC family protein: protein MSGVEQLLGALDNVVLAGDAAVLATVVRVEGSAYRRPGARMLITALGQTQGTLSGGCLESEVARTAFWLTEQGPALRSYSTSDETEDGEVAVSFGLGCNGKVHILFERVNAESAGLLLGALRTQQRDGQARAVATVITASACLGERLLWSAEGAVSSGQLPDSLQAGLSAPLQQAIAERRSSLHYLEQDARVLQVLVEYLPPARRLVVFGGGHDAQPLVRMARLLGWQVTVIDSRAHFARASRFPEADSVLLGTLDDSFNPGPLLQGAAVAVMTHSLQQDAHWLQCALASGARYIGQLGPRERTERLLSEMPALPASALARLHYPVGLDLGGDTPESVAMAILAEMTAVLNGRQGGMLKARTAAIHDASPIYHHQDAGSSASSVPLSTSERP, encoded by the coding sequence ATGAGCGGCGTTGAACAACTGCTTGGCGCGCTGGATAACGTAGTGCTGGCCGGTGACGCAGCGGTGCTGGCGACGGTGGTGCGGGTGGAGGGTTCAGCCTACCGCCGCCCCGGTGCGCGCATGCTGATCACGGCGCTCGGCCAGACGCAGGGTACGCTCAGCGGCGGCTGTCTGGAGAGCGAGGTAGCTCGCACCGCATTCTGGCTGACCGAGCAAGGCCCGGCGCTACGCAGTTACAGCACCAGCGATGAAACCGAAGACGGCGAAGTCGCCGTGAGCTTTGGCCTGGGATGCAACGGCAAGGTGCATATCCTGTTCGAGCGGGTGAACGCCGAGTCAGCCGGCTTGCTGCTGGGCGCCCTACGCACGCAGCAGCGCGATGGACAGGCGCGCGCCGTCGCCACGGTGATTACGGCATCAGCCTGCTTGGGTGAGCGGTTGTTGTGGTCTGCCGAGGGCGCCGTCAGCAGCGGGCAACTGCCCGACTCCTTGCAGGCGGGCTTGAGCGCACCGTTGCAGCAGGCCATCGCGGAGCGTCGCAGCAGCCTGCACTATCTGGAGCAGGACGCTCGGGTGTTGCAGGTGTTGGTCGAGTACCTGCCGCCGGCGCGGCGACTGGTGGTGTTTGGTGGCGGTCACGATGCTCAGCCCCTGGTCCGTATGGCGCGGCTACTGGGCTGGCAGGTGACCGTGATCGACAGCCGCGCACATTTTGCCCGCGCCAGCCGCTTTCCCGAGGCGGATAGCGTGCTGTTGGGCACCCTGGATGACAGCTTCAATCCCGGCCCTCTGTTGCAGGGGGCGGCCGTCGCGGTCATGACCCACAGTCTGCAGCAGGACGCGCACTGGTTGCAGTGCGCGTTGGCTTCCGGTGCGCGGTATATTGGCCAACTGGGCCCGCGCGAGCGCACCGAAAGACTACTCAGCGAGATGCCAGCGCTGCCGGCGTCGGCGCTGGCCCGACTGCATTACCCGGTCGGCCTCGACCTGGGAGGAGACACCCCCGAGTCCGTAGCTATGGCGATTCTTGCCGAAATGACCGCCGTGCTCAACGGTCGTCAAGGCGGTATGTTGAAAGCGCGCACCGCCGCCATCCACGATGCGTCGCCGATTTATCATCATCAGGACGCCGGCAGTAGCGCGTCGTCCGTCCCGTTATCCACAAGCGAGAGACCCTGA
- a CDS encoding cytochrome c, with translation MRFNRLVMLCLGLSGLSSTVLAADAELIERGKYLATAADCVACHTTPGGKPFAGGVEFKLPFGSLYSPNITPDDETGIGSWSDEDFVSALHSGVGKDGKHYYPAFPYTSYTLMPEDEVLAIKAYLASLEPVSNTPPENTLGFPFNQRWGMFFWNFLFLDEGRYAADPQQSEEWNRGAYLVQGPGHCAECHTPRNMFQALDSSQPLAGTLVQGWQAYNISADEAHGIGAWSEAELVSYMSQGHAAGKGVAAGPMAEVVEKSLQHLQQRDLSAIATYLLSTEPQPTGVARPTKQPEGMPAERNLGVKVFADACASCHRWDGKGNQSPVATLMGLKTVNDPAATNLLGILLTGHGGEQLPVDQRMPRFADGYSDPELAAVSSFVLQHFGQSGAQVSAEDVAAKRGNTGH, from the coding sequence ATGCGTTTCAATCGTTTAGTCATGCTGTGCCTGGGGTTATCCGGGCTGTCGAGCACGGTCCTGGCGGCAGACGCCGAGCTGATCGAGCGCGGCAAGTACCTAGCAACTGCAGCCGATTGCGTTGCCTGCCACACCACGCCGGGCGGTAAGCCGTTCGCCGGGGGCGTGGAATTCAAGCTGCCGTTTGGCTCGCTGTATTCGCCCAACATCACTCCGGATGACGAGACCGGCATCGGCAGTTGGAGCGATGAAGATTTTGTCAGTGCGCTGCATTCAGGCGTTGGCAAGGATGGCAAGCATTACTATCCGGCCTTCCCCTACACCTCCTACACGCTGATGCCGGAGGACGAGGTGCTGGCGATCAAGGCCTATCTGGCCAGCCTGGAGCCGGTCAGTAATACACCGCCGGAAAACACCCTGGGCTTTCCGTTCAATCAACGCTGGGGCATGTTCTTCTGGAATTTCCTGTTCCTGGATGAAGGGCGCTATGCGGCCGATCCGCAGCAGAGCGAAGAGTGGAACCGTGGTGCTTATCTGGTGCAGGGCCCCGGCCACTGCGCTGAATGCCATACACCGCGCAATATGTTCCAGGCACTCGACAGCAGCCAGCCACTGGCGGGCACTCTGGTGCAGGGCTGGCAGGCTTACAACATCAGCGCTGACGAGGCGCATGGCATTGGTGCCTGGAGCGAGGCCGAGCTGGTCAGCTATATGAGTCAAGGACATGCAGCGGGCAAGGGGGTCGCGGCGGGGCCGATGGCTGAGGTGGTAGAGAAGAGCCTGCAGCATTTGCAGCAGCGCGACCTGAGCGCGATTGCTACCTACCTGCTGAGCACTGAGCCGCAGCCAACCGGCGTGGCGCGCCCCACCAAGCAGCCCGAGGGTATGCCCGCCGAGCGCAATCTGGGCGTCAAGGTTTTTGCCGATGCCTGTGCCAGCTGTCACCGCTGGGATGGCAAGGGCAATCAAAGCCCGGTTGCTACTCTGATGGGGCTGAAAACCGTCAACGATCCGGCAGCCACCAACCTGCTGGGTATTCTGCTGACGGGCCACGGCGGCGAGCAGCTACCCGTGGATCAGCGCATGCCGCGTTTTGCCGACGGTTACAGCGACCCGGAGTTGGCTGCGGTCAGCAGTTTTGTCCTGCAGCATTTTGGCCAAAGCGGCGCGCAGGTGAGTGCCGAGGATGTGGCGGCCAAGCGCGGCAATACCGGGCATTGA